ACCTGTTGTAAACGGAATTTTTAATTCTCCAGCCCATTCTAATTGTTGCAGCCTGAGAGCTGGTAATTTACTCGGTGCATGTTTATGTACAGTTTTCAGTAATTCTGGGGTTAACTGTTCTAACATCAACCCCATAGAAACGTTTACCTGCTTGAGTTTTTGCATTTCCGCAAAACTCAACGGCCCAGCATTTGTATGCGGCAAAAAACCCATTGTCAAGGCTAATTCACACAAATCATAAATGTGTTCAAACCATTCTAAACGTCGTGAGGATTGGGGGTGAACTTCGCCACTAAGTATGAGAATTTCACAGACATTTTGAGTTTGAAGTTGTTGCAAAATATTTGCTGCCGCTGCTATCCTTAGCCAAGGACTTTTACCCGGGTCTGTACGAAAATTACAATAGGCACAGCGATTAAAACATTCATAAGTAGGAACAATAGTGTAAGCAGGACTGTAGGTAATTATGTTCATATGTATTTGGCAGTGCGTGATAGCAAAGCCATAACGCACCCTACTTAAGATTTACTGACTGTATCTATCTGTGTGCATCTGTGTGCATCGGTGGTCGAATTTAAAACATAAATTTTGTCACAGTTTCAATTCACATTAGATATAACTCATAATTTCCCACACTATACCAAATACATCATTTCCTGTTGCTTCGCATATATATTTTTCAGATGCTTTTTAACAGTATTGATAGTAATATACAGCCTATCTGCTATTTCTCTGTAAGTAAAATTAGCTCGGCGTAACATCCAAACCTGTGCTTCACGTTCAGTTAGACCATACTTTTTCGCATCAGCGATCGCTATACTGTGGCTAGTTTGCTGACAATCTTCCAAAGTTAATAACAAAAACCTCTGATTGCTTCTATTCCAGTCTAACCATCTAGCTCTAACACGTAATTTTACTTGATTCTTAGCATCTATTTCTATAGATACATTCCCCTTTGGAAATAATTTGCGACCTTCAATCATAGACTCACAAAAACACCAAATTTCATCTGGAATAATATTTTTATTTTGGGTGTTTTGTCTCAACTGGTGACAAATATCAAGAGCGTATTCATTAGCATAAATTAATTGGCGTTGAGTTGTAAGTATTAAAACTCCATCGACAAAACTATCAAGAACAGCTTGCATTAAATAAATTTGTAAGGCTGGTTGGAATTTATCTATGGAAGAATTGTCTACTTTAATATACTGGAATTTACTAGATGCAATGTTATGATTTTGTTCATTACTACTCATAAACATAATCAATCTCCCTGTAGGCTCAGCCCAAAAACAAAAAATTCAACTGTAAACAAACAATTCCGATGCTTAGCTGAATTTTGATGGGGGAGATGATGTATCTGCAATGACTGAGTTGTAAGCACCCCAAAAGGGATGTAAGGAAACTTTGTAGCTACTAGTTAACGGAATCAAACTGAAGTAGGGTGAAGTTTTTCTAAAACTAACGTGTGTAGCCCATTAACCGCGAAATAATAAGGATAGCTGTGTCTAGTTAGCTTTTTGAGAAGCATTAGCCACGAGTTCTGATGTTTTGTAGTTAGTTGTGTTGCCAAGCTTGAGAGAAGTTTGCTAAAGAGTTTTGTTATATGAATCCTGCCAACATCGACGAGTGGTTCCCGATTGAACAACAGCGCAAATATGTATCGCAGGTAAAAGGGCGAGTAGGGATAACGCGTCGTCGGGCAGAGTGCTTCGTTAAATTATGGGCTTACTTATTCCTAAAACAGCAGCAAGAATTAGGTAAGCAGTTACAGCTACCTTTAACTGAATTATCTTTACCAGAAGACTTTGTTGCTTGTACTCATCGCGAAGCCCATGAACTCTTTTATAGTCAGCAAGAACGAGGAAGCGATCGCGCGGCGGGTATGATGATTGATAAACTCGTAGCCTTGGGATTAATTGAGAAAGAGTTTGACGGTAACACTACTTGTATTCGTATTAAGTACTTATCGCCTAATCTTTACAATTCTGAAAATACTCAAAAATCAATAGATTTTGTACCTGATAACTTCAATCCCCGCACCGATGCCATCCCCGTTGCCAGTTTTTTGGCTCAGAATTACAACTGGATGAACAAAAAAACTACAGCTGTCCCCCAGAGAATAGCTAGAATACTGCGTGGTTGGGCAGCCCAATATCCAACATCTATGAGAGTATTACGTTGCTGCGAAACTCAAGATCCAGTTGGTTTTTATGTTGTATATCCTACAGCTAAAGAATCTGAAGAAAAATTCTTTCTCCCCCCTAGCAGAAGTCTTCATCTCAGTGCTGCTACAGAAACCGATCCCATCAAAATGGCAACACCAGGGGATAAGGATTGTACTTCTGTGTTTATCCGTAGCTTCCAACTAGATTTGTCCCACCAGCAACATCATCTTTTGTGTCAATTATTAAAAGATGTCCAAAAAACTCTGATCCAGATGCAAGCGGATTTTCCAAATCTTTGCGACATGTATACACTCGCCATCCATCCAACTTCAGAAAACTTAGCAACAATAGTGGGCTTTCGCAAAACAAGTCCAGATCCACAATTATCTCTCTACTGGATGTATCTAGCATTAGATAAATTCTTGGCTCTTGATATTGAACAAGCAGTGTCATTCGATTTTAGATTTTAGATTTTGGATTTTGGATTGGTTCCACGCATAAATCTGGATATGAATTAGGGGTAAATATCATACCAGAAGTAGATATTTCTGAAAAGTCTTTACAAACCGCAATACACACTTTAAGATATGTAACAAGGGTAGAAAAACTACCTGAACATCATAAGTAACATCTTCGCAATCATAAGAACAATGACAGCAACTTTACAACGCGCCCAAAGCGCTAACGTATGGGAGCGGTTCTGCAACTGGATCACCAGCACCAACAACCGTCTATACATCGGTTGGTTCGGGGTATTGATGATCCCGACGCTGCTAGCCGCAACCACCTGCTTCATCATCGCCTTCATCGCCGCACCTCCTGTAGACATCGATGGAATCCGTGAGCCAGTAGCAGGTTCGTTACTATACGGCAACAACATCATCTCTGGTGCAGTAGTACCTTCTTCTAACGCCATCGGTTTACACTTCTACCCAATTTGGGAAGCAGCATCCTTAGATGAGTGGTTGTACAACGGTGGTCCTTACCAGTTGGTAATTTTCCACTTCTTAATCGGCGTATTCTGCTACATGGGTCGTGAGTGGGAATTGTCCTACCGCTTAGGGATGCGTCCTTGGATTGCCGTAGCATACTCTGCACCTGTAGCAGCAGCAAGCGCAGTCTTCTTGATCTACCCCTTGGGTCAAGGTTCCTTCTCTGACGGTATGCCCTTGGGTATCTCGGGAACCTTCAACTTCATGTTGGTGTTCCAAGCCGAACACAACATCTTAATGCACCCCTTCCACCAGTTAGGTGTAGCAGGTGTATTCGGTGGAAGTTTGTTCAGTGCAATGCACGGTTCTCTGGTTACATCTTCCTTAGTTCGTGAAACAACCGAAACCGAATCTCAAAACTACGGTTACAAGTTCGGTCAAGAGGAAGAAACCTACAACATCGTAGCTGCTCACGGTTACTTCGGAAGGCTTATCTTCCAATACGCTTCCTTCAACAACTCTCGCAGCTTGCACTTCTTCTTGGCTGCTTGGCCTGTAGTCGGAATCTGGTTCACTGCGCTGGGTATCAGCACAATGGCGTTCAATCTGAATGGTTTCAACTTCAACCAGTCAGTGATTGACTCTCAAGGTCGCGTCATTAACACCTGGGCAGACATCATCAACCGCGCTAACCTGGGTATGGAAGTTATGCACGAGCGTAACGCTCACAACTTCCCCCTCGACTTGGCTGCTGCTGAATCTGCTCCTGTCGCTCTAACCGCTCCTGCGATCAACGGTTAATATCAAGTAGTCTTTCAGATAGATAAAAAATCTCCCTCCACTTTGGAGGGGGCTTTTGTTTTAAACGCAGAGGGACACAGAGTAAACGCAAACGCGGAGTTTTTCTACAGAGAATTCGCTATTAATTGATGAAACGCTCTATCTCCGTGTGCATCGGTGTTTATCTGTGTTCATCTGTGTTCGATTTATAAAAAAATTATTTTGTCACCACTTCAACCCAGATATAAAATTACTGGGTCTTATTTCCATCTTACGCAATGCTCAGGCACTACATTAACAGGGAAACAAGACCCAGTATAAAGTTGATGTATTACTCTAAGCGATCGCAGTAGGGATTTTAGCGTCTACTACGATTTGGTACTAAGCTCATGTAATCAAGCTCAGCCGCACGAATATTTTGAGCGTAGTTGCCCTTAGCATTAATTGAGGCTGCCATATCGGCGTACTTCCGTGGATCACCTTCTGCCAGTCGCCGTTCTTGGAACTTGCGG
Above is a genomic segment from Fischerella sp. JS2 containing:
- a CDS encoding helix-turn-helix transcriptional regulator, with the translated sequence MSSNEQNHNIASSKFQYIKVDNSSIDKFQPALQIYLMQAVLDSFVDGVLILTTQRQLIYANEYALDICHQLRQNTQNKNIIPDEIWCFCESMIEGRKLFPKGNVSIEIDAKNQVKLRVRARWLDWNRSNQRFLLLTLEDCQQTSHSIAIADAKKYGLTEREAQVWMLRRANFTYREIADRLYITINTVKKHLKNIYAKQQEMMYLV
- the psbA gene encoding photosystem II q(b) protein; protein product: MTATLQRAQSANVWERFCNWITSTNNRLYIGWFGVLMIPTLLAATTCFIIAFIAAPPVDIDGIREPVAGSLLYGNNIISGAVVPSSNAIGLHFYPIWEAASLDEWLYNGGPYQLVIFHFLIGVFCYMGREWELSYRLGMRPWIAVAYSAPVAAASAVFLIYPLGQGSFSDGMPLGISGTFNFMLVFQAEHNILMHPFHQLGVAGVFGGSLFSAMHGSLVTSSLVRETTETESQNYGYKFGQEEETYNIVAAHGYFGRLIFQYASFNNSRSLHFFLAAWPVVGIWFTALGISTMAFNLNGFNFNQSVIDSQGRVINTWADIINRANLGMEVMHERNAHNFPLDLAAAESAPVALTAPAING